A genomic window from Salvia miltiorrhiza cultivar Shanhuang (shh) chromosome 5, IMPLAD_Smil_shh, whole genome shotgun sequence includes:
- the LOC130985884 gene encoding cysteine proteinase inhibitor 5-like codes for MASKSAHIFFAILSVVAVTVPIVAATSRGSKVGGWQPISNPNAPEVVTIAKFAVAEHNKEKKASLELVSVLSASSQVVSGTNYRLVISAMDNHAATPYKSYTTVVHSSLLRSLSLISFQPNED; via the coding sequence ATGGCATCCAAATCTGCTCATATTTTCTTCGCAATTCTCTCAGTTGTGGCGGTGACGGTTCCCATTGTCGCCGCTACTTCTCGAGGCTCGAAAGTGGGCGGTTGGCAGCCGATCTCGAATCCGAACGCTCCGGAGGTGGTTACAATCGCGAAATTCGCGGTGGCGGAACACAACAAGGAGAAGAAGGCATCGTTGGAGTTGGTGTCTGTGTTGTCGGCATCGTCGCAGGTGGTTTCTGGTACCAATTACAGGCTGGTCATCTCCGCCATGGATAACCACGCCGCCACCCCTTACAAAAGCTATACCACCGTTGTTCATTCCAGCCTCTTGCGATCCCTATCGCTCATTTCCTTCCAACCAAATGAAGACTAA
- the LOC130985883 gene encoding LOW QUALITY PROTEIN: tonoplast dicarboxylate transporter (The sequence of the model RefSeq protein was modified relative to this genomic sequence to represent the inferred CDS: inserted 2 bases in 2 codons; deleted 2 bases in 2 codons) → MNGGDAVDVDDPKAPLLPLQDPTESGSRSFNSIIRSILTLNNFFILLGPLFCAVICLCVELNGGGATSRNMLGVLAWIFTWWMTEAVPMPITSMAPLFLFPLFGISTADDVAHSYMDDVISLVLGSFILALAVEHYNIHRRLALNITILFCGEPLKPPLLXLGICGTTAFVSMWMHNVAAAMMMMPVATGILQRLPTGDDQSELVSKFCKAVVLGVIYAAAVGGMSTLTGKGVNLILVGMWKSYFPEADPIASALGLFFAFPLALLIFAALWAILCLLYCRKGTSKALSDYLDKAHLKTELQLLGPMAFAEKMVLALFSILVVLWMTRNITDDIAGWGSLFGDPRRRRKPPVMVATLLFIIPNKKQAGEKLMDWNKCKKLPWSIVLLXGAGFAIAEGVRTSGLADVLSEMLAFLEAAPYWAIAPAAGIVSAVITEFPSNNATTTLVVPLLIQIAKTMHLHPLLLMVPGAIGAQFAFLLPTGTPSNIVGFSTGHIQINDMVLAGTPLKVAGILALSILMPTLGVYVFGTDEPMLNFSRSRM, encoded by the exons ATGAACGGCGGCGACGCGGTTGATGTGGATGACCCGAAGGCCCCACTTCTTCCGCTTCAAGATCCGACTGAGAGCGGATCACGGAGCTTCAATTCAATTATAAGATCCATTTTGACATTGAACAACTTTTTCATCCTGCTAGGGCCCTTATTCTGCGCCGTGATTTGCCTCTGCGTGGAGTTGAATGGCGGCGGCGCCACCAGCCGGAACATGCTGGGGGTGCTGGCGTGGATCTTCACGTGGTGGATGACGGAGGCGGTGCCGATGCCGATAACTTCGATGGCGCCGCTCTTCCTCTTCCCGTTGTTCGGAATCTCAACCGCCGACGACGTCGCCCATTCCTATATGGACGACGTCATCTCGCTTGTGCTTGGGAGCTTCATTCTCGCGCTTGCTGTTGAGCATTACAACATACACAGG AGATTAGCTCTCAAT ATAACAATATTATTCTGCGGCGAACCACTGAAGCCGCCCCTTC CTCTGGGGATATGTGGGACGACAGCATTCGTGAGCATGTGGATGCACAACGTGGCGGCGGCGATGATGATGATGCCCGTGGCAACCGGAATTCTGCAGCGGTTGCCGACGGGTGACGATCAGTCGGAGCTGGTGTCGAAATTCTGCAAGGCGGTGGTGCTGGGGGTGATATACGCGGCGGCGGTGGGCGGGATGAGCACCCTCACGGGGAAAGGTGTCAACCTGATATTGGTGGGGATGTGGAAGAGCTATTTCCCTGAAGCCGATCCCATCGCTTCAGCACTTGGTCTTTTCTTTGCTTTTCCTCTGGCCTTGCTCATCTTCGCCGCGCTCTGGGCCATTCTTTGCTTACTCTACTGTAGAAAGGGGACCAGTAAAGCGCTGTCTGATTATTTGGACAAGGCCCATTTGAAGACAGAGCTCCAGCTGCTTG GTCCAATGGCTTTTGCAGAAAAGATGGTACTTGCTCTATTCTCG ATTTTGGTAGTGTTGTGGATGACACGGAACATAACGGATGACATAGCCGGTTGGGGATCTCTGTTCGGCGACCCGCGTAGGCGACGGAAACCGCCA GTGATGGTGGCCACGCTACTATTCATAATCCCAAACAAGAAACAGGCAGGTGAGAAGCTAATGGACTGGAACAAATGCAAGAAGCTGCCGTGGAGCATCGTGCTGC CTGGGGCAGGCTTCGCCATCGCCGAGGGCGTCCGCACCAGCGGCCTGGCCGACGTGCTGTCGGAGATGCTGGCCTTC CTGGAGGCGGCGCCCTACTGGGCCATAGCCCCCGCGGCCGGCATTGTCAGCGCCGTCATCACGGAGTTCCCCTCCAACAACGCCACCACCACTCTGGTGGTGCCCCTCTTGATCCAGATTGCAAAGACGATGCATCTCCACCCGCTGCTGCTCATGGTCCCCGGTGCCATCGGGGCGCAGTTCGCCTTCCTGCTGCCGACGGGGACGCCCTCCAATATCGTCGGATTCAGCACGGGTCACATTCAGATCAATGATATGGTGCTCGCGGGGACTCCCCTCAAAGTTGCTGGCATTCTTGCTCTTTCCATTCTCATGCCTACCCTCG GGGTGTATGTTTTTGGTACAGATGAGCCAATGCTTAACTTTTCAAGGAGTCGAATGTAG